actctaaatatcatttggcaacaaGCCATTCATGccatgaaatgtacaacccgtactctccttcatgccaccaactaggtgatcaaaagtacgcccagtactctaaattatacatgagcattactcatgtcattcatacataaaacattcatgagcatcactcatgacaatcatacataaacattcatgaccatcattcatgtcaacattcatgagcatcactcatgttaacattcatgagcatcactcatgtcaatcagcttcacaagcttcatttacagagctctaacttcaaaagcttcatttacaaaagcttcagcttcgaaagctccatttacagagttctagcttcaaagctttacttgcaaagcttcacctacaaagctttagtgcagGGTTTACAAATATCGCCTCCGAACAacaccgccacttcggcccatacatggattcaatttgaagtctccagccaacactctattgaccgaaggcttgggggactacattatgtaccatatattgggcctcaactaggcctcatgaaaaatacttgggggacttagcccatcatttatgtattgaggagcgagcccttattctataaaagggactccctcaccatcattagagagtatcaactctagcccatcattcatgtattaaggagtgagcccttattctataaaagagactccctcaccttcaaacgccacaggCCGacccaaccaaggcaacataagccacgagccgagcagccttgcattgtgtgctacttctagttgagcatcatttcagattgagcactgcctcatattgagcatcagttcaagacagcatctagttactttgacccacacatggactgaatttcaagtcctTAACCAGAagactctcttgattgaagacttgggagactactgtttataccatatttagggcctcgtatttaaatctcgtataaatactcggaagacttaaatgtaattatgtgataaaggaatgggcaaatatgtaataagtgaggagcccttattctataaaaggactcctcaccctcacaatatGGGAGAGcctcattctcaccctcagaggccattttctggagccttctcacccctctctcacatctcctctcactctcaaagctctctctctccctcagataaatacataatcagtgtggacgtagcccaaaccttggggtaaactacgatacatcttgtgttatttacattacatgcagattcacggttggatttactttgttccaagacctccagttttgtgcatcaacatttggcgccgtctgtgagaATCAAtatgaaaagttatgtcggatctctctcaatttttcacctccgccatgaatctgcaaaatctgcaaaaacccaacaacccaaagctttcccagaaaaaaaatccaagaaaaccaAACACCACAGCTACCGCCGCATCTTTTCATGTCTCTAAATATAGACTACTTTTTGCCCTTTCTCAGGAGCCATAGATTCTCTGCAACCCGGTCTTGGAGCCCAATAATTTCAAGTTTCGGCCTTTTATTTCTGCTTCTCTCGTACCTTGTTCTTGGAACTGGGTTTTCATTTCCATGAAGACCTCACTCCCCTACGCTCCGAGCCAAACCTGCGACGGTGAGAATGGCGGGTATTGTCAAAATGCCAGGGGCTTTCGCGGTGACGCCCTCTCAAATCTCAGTCCCGTCTGCATACCGCTCCAGATCTACGCGCCGATCTACATACCGATCCAGAACTACACACCGCCCTCTCAAATCTCAGTCCCATTCCCCTTCTCCACCGTCGACCAACACAACCTTGACGCCGACGCCAACTGCACAATACACTTCTTTGATGCAAAATGGCTACAATGAATGTTTCTCTTGATGATAGTCTAAAAATCCACCGCCTCTgtatattttttgtgtttttgatctTCCTCTGCTATGCATGGACACGTCATCCGGTATCTAATGCAGTATCGGATACAATACTTGATGGATACGATTGGATACACTTCGGATACCTATCCTGGTCAACTCCGATAGATACGTGTGTCAAAACTTCGAGATACGGGTATCCCCTTTTTTGGATACGTCTGACCGTCAAAcggaaaattaaaacaaaagtttaAGAGAAGTCCAAAATTGTCTGAAACTCTGATTCGTAGAGACACCCCCTACAATTCTTCTTTTGTATCGTAGAAAGAAGGATACGAATCCATAATCCCGTATCTTCAGAATTTTCGGTTCTTCATAAAACTAATAAATACCTTATGATATTCTGGTGTGGGTGAGAACTGCGCCGACGACATCTATCAACCCACTGCGCTCTAGTTCATGTTTCAGTGATGCGCCAATGACATCTCTCTGGTGAACATCTGTAAACATTCTGTccttttttttggtcgaaaagCTTTGGGCTCTTCGGCTAAAAGCTTTGGACTGTCCGTCCTGTTTTTGATCGAAGAGCTTTGGACTCTCAGTCTAAAAGCTAACAAAATATATGCTTTTGTTATCCActatataatattaaaatatttgtacccagatttttttgtttggaattatttttactttttctaatactttataaacTAGACATGTTCAGGAAAATGAGTCTTAGTTTGAATTTGAATGCTCATTTGATATTgttttagatatatatatatatatatatatatgtgtgtgtgtgtatttaatTGCCAATTGCCATATCCATGTTGTATCGTGtctttgtttttaaaaaattaacatatgtCATGTGGTATTCCTGTGTCTGTGTCCATGCGTCGTAGATTTTCCTAtgtttgtatgtgtgtgtaaaCTCCGAAGTGTCCTTTGATTTataaaaattttataaaaattttcaagGAATTTTTCCTAGATCACATATGTAACAACATTAGCTGTAAGAAGGCAAATATATGCCAATGCCATCAACTCCTGTGTAATTTACAATAGTTTCTTAATACTTGAATGCTTTTGATGATTGTAATGTGATTTAATTTCCAATAAGTTGATAACTTCACTTTGCATTTCATCATTCAAAGAATGACTGTCTCTTTTCTTACTCTTTTTGAAGACACATACTCAAGCAGAGAGAAAAATTATGGAGGAAAGAAAGGAAGCTCTCTTAAGGGAAGCTTCTAAAAACTGTTTGACAGGTTCAGCATTGCAAGATAAATTGGCTGAACTTGATTCAATAAAACCTCGTCCGTATGGAACTTTGCAAGCGGTTAGTCAGTTCAACTTCTTTTGTCCATCATATATTTCCATTGACAGTGGCATGTGATTTTTGGTGAGTATTCAgtcaatattattttttttattctcgtGTGGATGTGTTGCATCCCAACCTGTATAATGTTCAAAGTGTATGTTTCTAACCAAAAGTTATATAGTTAATAAATATGCAGAAATTTAAGTTCTTACAAATTAACTtaaaagaggtcgcacttggtgtgatagcaagtgccttcgcccatgagcggtaggtctcgggttcgagacttgggagcagcctctccataaatgggggtaaggctagccgacattcacctctcccagaccctgcgtaaagcgggagccttgtacACTGGGTACGACGacaaattaacttaaaaaagaGTGGAAAATTATGTCCATAAAACTTCAGCCAAACCTCAATATTGTAGCTTAAGTCTGATAAGGCCTTTGTGATTGAATTTGTGTCTAGAACTATTCTTGTAGGAAATCAACCAAATAGTAACCTTTGGGACATATTGCCCAAGGAAACAGCCTCCCAAATCCAGTTAATTATTCTTGGTTATCTAGTTACATATTACACTAATTGTTGATGTCCAAAATGGATCAGTGGAAGatgatagagaaagagagagagacacacACGCACGTAGGGGCTACGCCCACAGAGAGATTTCTCATTGCGCTTACATTTTACAAGCTGGCTTAAGGCTTAAGTGTAAGAGCCTTTAATTAAGGACTAGATCTAAGGTCAGGATTGGTCCTCTTGCTCCCCTTTCGTGTGGGACTCTGGGATCGCTTCTGGTGCTGATATATGATCTCTGTTTGCTTTGGCTCCTTGTGAAATGTTGGCGGCTTCCTATGGTTAGGCGGAAGCTTATCATCACTTCATAAGTGGAGGGCTCTATGTCCAGAATTATTGTTCGGTCAGTCACAGTGCAAAATTGCAAACATTAATAATAAGCATAAAAGTTAGTAAGCAATTTCAGTGGTGATTTACCATAATTCAAATGGTGCTTATTTATTCCATTGTGCGTAGTGGGTTAAAAGCTTTGTTCAAACTGGAACTAAGCTTTGACATTGAAGCAGATCCCTATTTCTTCATGAGTGGTACTGCTTATCATCATTTTTCCCTCTGTGCATCACATATTTGCTGTTTTGATAGGTGCACGAGGTTCATACTGAATCTGGAATTGCCGGATTTTGGAAGGGCATTATCCCAACACTTATTATGGTTAGGTGTTTGAATAAATTCTATATATCATTGAATAAATTTTAGCTACAGTAAGAGTTATTTCTTCATGAGTGATTCTGTTGGTAGGTTTGCAACCCATCAATACAGTTCATGATTTATGAAAGCTCTTTAAAGCATCTGAAGACGAAACGTGCTGCCAGGAAGCAGGGATCAAAAAATATAACTGCTTTGGAGGTATATGATCTACTTGAAATGATAGTTTTGaaagtttttgtaggttttacaTTTTGTCCAAAGGTCCTAATAACCTGGTAATAATAATCAATGTGAAGGGTGCCCCTAGGGCTGCCGCTTTCTTCTGCGAAAACTGAACCGTCTGATAGTGGCCAAATTTTTGGGTTTGATGAACGGTTTTTACATCCCCAAAATTGGAAATTACCAAAATATTGTATTTATTTGTTAAGTACCAAAAAAGTCAACTTTAACCAATTACTGACTGATCATTACTGAAAAGTACCAAAATATAGTATTGTATTTATTAATACTAAACCACCAATTTTACTATTATTTTCAATGTTTACACGCTGAAGTACGCACGCACACACATCGCTATAGACTTGATAGCAGAATGACAAATAAACCTTATTATGTAATGATGTTAGTAAATTACTATATTATACTATGTCAGTAAAATAGAATTTATTGAAATCTTCTGAAACCCATGGAAGTTACCGACTTATCGTATATTACCATACTGAACCCATttttttgctctctctctctctctctctctcatattacATACTTTGTGGATAGGTTTTTTCGTTAGGGGCGATTGCAAAACTAGGAGCAACCATCTCAACATACCCATTGTTAGTTGTCAAGGTGAATTATGCTACTCTGTGCTTTGCATAAACCTATACTGGACATGGAAAAAAATAGTTCAACATTACGCTAAATCCCACTTCATGTGAGTGAAATTTGTATGGTTATCAATTCGCATTATTACTAGGTCATGACCACTATTTCCACTTCTCTATATCACTCAACAAATGTGCTTGAATCTGCATTTCATTGCATGTGAGTTTATCCATACTAATCTGCTCTAAATGTTCAATAATCTGTGTCACCTTGAGCCTATGCAGTCAAGACTGCAAGCAAAGCAGGAGATCGGCAGGAATATTTCATTAAGATACTCAGGTTCACATTTAACTGATATATAAGAcatcaatttttgttttgaggAGCACGATTGTATCTTTCttgtctctcttcctctctgcgatttattttatttgaggAAATATGACCAGTCTTTGTTCTGCATAACTGAAAGGAAGATAGTTTTCACTTGTGTTTTCCCTATTGTACATGTTAAGTATCCATCGCTTGTGTGGTACACAGTTTGATGTGGTTTCTTGGGACCATAGGTACTTTCGATGCTATAACGAAGATGATCAAGTATGAAGGATTGCCTGGATTTTACAAAGGGATGAGCACAAAGATAGTACAGAGTGTTTTTGCAGCCTCGGTACTTTTTATGGTTAAGGAGGAATTCGTTAAGATTTACATGTTGCTGGTAGATAAGTGCAGTAGAGTGCTGCTTAGTTCAGCAAAATGATTACTCCAGTGTAAGATGAAATTGTGTGTCCTTGATTAAAATGTGGAATATATTTAAACTGTCATTGCTGCCCGAGTGACCAGCTTATGTACTTTTCAACACACGCACGGGCACACAAAAACGCACTGTTACAAGTGTAAATAAGTGTGTGTGTTGTATGTACTCATTCTGGGAAATCGCATGGGGATCAAAGGTTCAGGGTGTTGTGTGTATTTGTATGTACTCATTCTGGGAAATCGCACGGGGATCAAGGGTTCAGAGTGTTATGTTTATTACATCTATAATCATTGTAAAACAAAGGAAGTAATTCTCGACAATACGATATTAGTGATGTATAGATTTATGAACCATCTTTCCATCTCAATTTGGGATTTCACACTACTTTCTGAATTCTTGTGCTATATAATTTCAGGTTATTCCTGTAGACAAGGGTgacgaaaaacaaagttgacgGAAAAAATCATCTTTGTATATGGTTTGCATTGATTACAAGATATGTTGCTAtctttgaagaagaaagaaacgaCAGACCTAAAGCTCAAAACATAAAGAGTAAAACAATAGTATTTATATACATGACTACGTTTGAAACCCTATAAGAATATTCTTCTTGCTCATCCTTATCTATGCACAATTGTCCAAGCCTTGCAGTCAATGTACGGTTCAGGTGATGCTAGATGAGTGATGAGTGTTTTGATCAATTGAATAGGTGTCTTGGTAAGGTGTAGGCACCATGGGCTTTGTTCACTGGACTATGGTTAATATTCCCTCTCAAGCTAAGTTGCGGAGATTGAGTAGTTAGCTTGGAACCAAGTAGCTTGAAACGAGCTTTGGGCAAGCTTTTAGTGAATATATCAGCTTGTGAGAGGTCACATATGATATGACAACTAACTTCTTGATGACCAATTCACAAATGTAATGATAGTTGATCTCGATATGCTTCGTTCTAGCATGAAAAATAGGATTGGCAGCAAGAGCAAGAGCACTTAGATTGTCACATAAGAGCAGCGGTGGATTATGGAGATAAAAGCGAATGTCATGGAGGAGGTAGCAAATCCATGATACTTCAGCAACTGTTTGGGCTAGAGAACGGTATTCACTTTTAGTCGAAGACTGAGCAACAATTGGTTGCTTCTTCGCATTCCATGAAATAAGGTTGTTTCCAAAAAATAAGTAGAACCCGAATGTAGAACGACAATGAATGGGACAATCAGCCCAGTCGACGTCCAAAAACGCAGTGATGTTTGTAGAGCCTTTGGTGAGAAGAAGTCCATGATCTGGCGTCCCTTTAAGATAACGTAGAATCCACTTGACAGTTGTGAAATGAGTTGTTCTAGGATTTTGAAGATGTTGACAAACTTGATTAACGGAAAAGGCGATGTCAAATCTTGTCCATGTAAGGTATTGCAAAGCACCAACCAATGATCTGTACATGGTAGGCTCTTGAAGCAATTCACCATCGTATAGAGCAAGTTTAGAAGCAGATGAAGGTGATGCACATGGTTTGGAATCCACCATGTAGGCTTTTGTTAGGAGGTCCTAGACATACTTGGTTTGACACAAGAAGAGTATGTCTGCTATTCGATGAGCTTGAATACCAATAAAAAAGTGCAATGGACCAAGATTCTTAATAGCAAACTGAGTACTGAGCGTGTTGATCAGAAATTCACAATGAGAATAAGAGTTGCCTCTAatcagaatatcatcaatataaacaagtATAAAGGTGAGTGAGTGATCATCCTTAACAAAGAGTAAAAGATTTCCTATAGAGGAACAAAAACCGAGAGCTATAAGACTGCGATAGAGCTCCTCATACCAACCTCGTGGagcttgtttgagaccatatatAGACTTGTGAAGCTTGCACACAAAATGAGGTTTGAGAGGATCTACAAATCATTGAGGTTGCACCATGTGCACATCTTCATGAAGTGTGCCATGAAGGAAGGCATTGGAGACATCCAATTTAGTAATCTGCCAATTGAACTGGACAGCCAAAGATAAATGAGTCTGATAGTTGTTGGTTTAGCAACCGGACTGAATGTTTCATGgtagttgtttgtaccatacttagggcctccgtatttagatctcgtataaatactcggaggactcaaatgtaattatgtaataaatgaaggggcaaatatgtaataagtgaggagcccttagtctataaaaggactcctcaccctcctcATTtgaggaggccaattcttaggcctgagatccccaaaCCCTCTCAGATTCAGAGCTTTCATCCtcacagagctctctctccctcacaatcctctcagagaaatacaataatcagtgtggacgtagcccaaacattggggtgaaccacgatacatcttgtgttctttacatttcttgcagattcacagtcagatttatgttgttccaagacccctctgattttgtgcatcaacatttggcaccatctgtgggaatcgacacgaaaaattatgtcggttctctctcaatttttcacctccgctgtgaatctgcagaaacccaagaaccaacAACCCAACACCCATACTCAGAGATACACCCATTCAATCTATAGAGAGGAAGAAACGAAACATGGGTTCTCCTGTGGTGTTTGCGCAGCTCTCAGTCCTCCTACTGAGCTGCTTCACTGTCTTCAGTAATGTAATTACCACTTTACCCGCCATTCCCCCACACCACAGCATTCACCATTCACACCAAATTTATTTACAGAATACCATATCGTCATTTTCACTGAGGAACTTGGGTTTTGATCCCAACCTGTTGGAGACCCTGCACGACCTGCTCGACATCTCCGACGAGCAGAACCAACAAAGCTACAAGGCCCCCTATTGCCGGTACGTCTAGGAGGCGAAGGCCATGGCCACCACACTTGCAGATGTGAAGGAGACTAAAGATGCCTACGTTTTCGTGGTGGATGTTCCAGGGCTGAGGCCGAATATGATTAATGTGAAGATTGAGGAAGATAACGTGCTGGTGGTGAGCGgggagaggaagaaagagaaggaaagggATCAGGGGATCAAGTACTTGAGGATGGAGATGAGGCTTGGGAAGTATCTCAAGAAGTTTGTGTTGCTGAACAACGTCGATATTGAGACGATTTCGGCCGAGTGTCAGGATAGGGTGCTGACTGTGACAGTTGCGAAGAAGCCGCCGCCAGAGGAGAAGAAGCCCAAGATTATTCAGATTCATAGGTATATATGAAGAAGCACAAAACCCCTGCCGCATGGATAGGCTCCAAGAAACCTtcccagctctctctctctctctctctctctctcttgtttatGGGGTTGTGTGCTTTTTAGTCATTGAGATCTGCATCGAGATAGGTTGTCCTGTTTTCGTCATTGGCTTATCCTGTTTTCTCCCACCTTGCCAGACAAGGCCACCCCACATTACATGGACTTGATTGATCAGACAATTTTAGGCCATCAATTTATTCTGAAAGAATTTGGTCAGGTTCCTCGAATCGGCTAGCAGATTGACCCTTTCGGTCACTCAGCTGTTCAAGCTTACCTGCTTGATGCTGATTTAGGATTCTGCTATGTGCATCAACTTTTGGGTCGAAGATAATTGCAGAAAGCATGGCTACCCACTAATGCACAACAGCCCAAGCTCCAAGTTGATTAAGGGAATCAACTTGGCACGATGACAGCGCAGAAGATGCCCTCcaactttcatcatgcatgttcccaCTTTTCATAGACGACACCATGatgttaaagaaaaagaaaaaggaggaggaaaagaatagaaaaagaaaaagacaaaatgGTGGTGGTGAGGATGGCACGCATAAGAGGGAATTataggcgtgacccattgagaagagggtcagatttatttttgagtgatgtaatttatttttcttatctttcggagacatctgtataaccccatcaaagggtaataataataatagtaaaaaaaaaaacgacaagcccaaaataatgggccgCAATgctatgtggagggcgaaggcccatatgccaaaaagagccaggccctttattatcaccaaccatgtgatcaaaagtacgtctagtgctacaaaaaattatttggcaaccgGCCGCTATTAACCCtaaaccaggtgatcaaaagtacacccagtactctacaattattcggcaccctgccactattatcaccaattaggtgatcaaaagtacgtccagtactctaaaattatacatgagcatcactcatgtcaatcatacataaacatttatgagcatcactcatgtccatcatacataaacattcataaccatcattcatgtcaacattcatgagcatcattcatgtcaacattcatgagcatcattcatgtcaacattcatgagcatcactcatgtcaacatccatgagcatcactcatgtcaatcagcttcaaaagcttcatttacagagctctagcttcgaaagcttcatttataaagctctagcttcaaaagcttcatttacaaaagcttgaAGCTACATTTACAAAAACTCCAGCTTCAAatgcttcatttacagagctctagcttcaaaagcttcatctacaaaagctccagcttcgaaagcttcatttacagagctctagcttcaaagcttcacttgcaaagcttcacctacaaagcttcagtgcagggtatacaaataccacctccgaacaagccgccacttcggcccatacatggattcgatttgaagtctccagccaacagactctattgaccgaagacttaggggactacactatgtaccatatattaggcctcagcagggcctcatgaaaaatactcgggggacttaacccatcacttatgtattgag
The nucleotide sequence above comes from Malus sylvestris chromosome 16, drMalSylv7.2, whole genome shotgun sequence. Encoded proteins:
- the LOC126608878 gene encoding peroxisomal nicotinamide adenine dinucleotide carrier-like isoform X1 — encoded protein: MSNAVANGLAGAGGGIIAQIITYPLQTVNTRQQTERVSKQSFANSKRLGTLVQILQVIRSDGWGGLYSGLKPSLLGTAASQGIYYYFYQVFKNKAEAIAIARRAKGRGDGTIGMFSWLLVAAFAGSLNVLLTNPVWVLVTRMQTHTQAERKIMEERKEALLREASKNCLTGSALQDKLAELDSIKPRPYGTLQAVHEVHTESGIAGFWKGIIPTLIMVCNPSIQFMIYESSLKHLKTKRAARKQGSKNITALEVFSLGAIAKLGATISTYPLLVVKSRLQAKQEIGRNISLRYSGTFDAITKMIKYEGLPGFYKGMSTKIVQSVFAASVLFMVKEEFVKIYMLLVDKCSRVLLSSAK
- the LOC126608878 gene encoding peroxisomal nicotinamide adenine dinucleotide carrier-like isoform X2 translates to MSNAVANGLAGAGGGIIAQIITYPLQTVNTRQQTERVSKQSFANSKRLGTLVQILQVIRSDGWGGLYSGLKPSLLGTAASQGIYYYFYQVFKNKAEAIAIARRAKGRGDGTIGMFSWLLVAAFAGSLNVLLTNPVWVLVTRMQTHTQAERKIMEERKEALLREASKNCLTGSALQDKLAELDSIKPRPYGTLQAVHEVHTESGIAGFWKGIIPTLIMVCNPSIQFMIYESSLKHLKTKRAARKQGSKNITALESRLQAKQEIGRNISLRYSGTFDAITKMIKYEGLPGFYKGMSTKIVQSVFAASVLFMVKEEFVKIYMLLVDKCSRVLLSSAK